Below is a window of Candidatus Kapaibacterium sp. DNA.
CTTGGGCGATGGCCCGTTCCCCGACCAGTGGCTCAACCTCGCTAGCACAGATGTGCACAACTGCCTCGCCTACGCGGCGCACGTCCTCCACAGCGTAGCGGGATCCACCCACCACCAACTGCCCCGTATCCGAGACCTGTCCGCCAGCCTCCACGTAGAACGGCGTCCGCTCCAGCACGACGTGGTTGCCCTCCACGTAGAGCACGGTGGACTCTGTCTCCAGCTCCTCGTAGCCCGTAAACTCTGTGCGGAGCTGCTGCGCCGCAGGGGCCAGATGAACCTCCACGTGATGCACTCTCTGCGCTTGACGGGAGCGCCGGCGCTGCTCCTCCATGAGGTGCTGGAAGCCCTCGGTGTCAACCGCCAGCCCACGCTCACGAGCCAAGAGCTGGGTTAAGTCCAGCGGGAAGCCGTACGTATCGTAGAGCTGGAAGGCGACCTCCCCGGGGATCACACGCTCACCTTGCTGCTGCACCTGCCCAACGACCTCCTCAAAGAGCTGCAACCCGCGGTCTAGCATGCGGAGGAAGGCTGCCTCTTCAGCCTCGATGACCTGCTCGATTGTCCGCTGGTGCTGGCGTAGCTCTGGGAAGGGGTCGCCCATGATGGAGACCAGTACCGACACCAAGCGCCAGAGCACGGGCTCCTGGAAGCCCAGAGTACGGGCGAAGCGCTCTGCTCGCCGGAGGAGGCGCCGCAGGACATAGCCCCGGCCCGTGTTGCCCGGTAGTGCACCATCGGCAATCGCAAACGACAGAGCCCGGATGTGATCCGCCATAACCCGCATGGCGATACCATCGGGATGGCGCACATCCTCCCGCGGGTACCGCCGCCCGCTGAGTTCTTCAATCCGCCGAATGAGCGGCACGAAGAGGTCGGTATCGTAGTTGGAGTCCACCCCTTGCAGAATCGCACAGATCCGCTCCAGACCCATGCCCGTATCCACGTGCTTGACCGGCAGCTCCTCCAAGCTGCCATCAGCGCGACGGTTGTACTGGATGAAGACGAGGTTCCAGACCTCCATGACCAGCGGGGTACCGGCGTTCACCAGCCGTCCGCCACTCAGGTCTGGCGTGCGGTCGTAGTGGATCTCCGTGCACGGTCCGCAGGGGCCTGTGTCACCCATCTCCCAGAAGTTGTCCCTCTCGTCGAAGCGATGGATGCGCTCTGCAGGCAGGTAACGGCGCCAGAGTTCATAGGCCTCATCGTCGGTGCGGAAGACTGTGGCATGGAGCCGCTCCGGGGGTAGCTTCCAGACCTGGGTCAGCAGCTCCCAGGCGTAAGCGATGGCCTCGGCTTTGTAGTAGTCACCGAAGCTCCAATTGCCGAGCATCTCAAAGAAGGTGTGGTGGTACGTGTCGTACCCCACCTCCTCCAGGTCGTTGTGCTTGCCGCTGACGCGAATGCACTTCTGCGTATCGGCTGCCCGCGTGTAGTCACGCTTGCCCAGCCCGAGGAAGACGTCCTTGAACTGGTTCATTCCCGCGTTGGTGAACAGCAGCGTCGGATCACCGTGTGGGATAACCGGTGCACTCGGCACAATCCGATGCCCACGCTCGGCGAAGAAGTCCAGAAATGACTGCCGAACCCGGTGGGAGGTCCACTCCATGGAGGCCTACTGCCAGCTACTGATTACACCGCCTCGCAAAGACGAACAGAAAGGCTCCGATATTCACCGCCCCGCTGGGGCCCGCTGCCACGGGCGTGGACGCAGCTTGACCATCCGGACTGTGGCCACCAGGGGATAGCGTGGCACATCGCGAATCTCCGCCGTGGCTATGGCATTCCCCTCCAGCTTCAGCTCACTGCGGGCAACACGCCAACCCGGGAAGAGCCACTCGGCAATATACAGCGCTGAGTCTGCTGTCGGTTGGAAAGTGGCGACCACCGACCCTATCGGCAACCGCTGGCTCTGCGAGCTGATGATCGTTGCCGAAATCGGCTCTTCGCTCCCTTCCTGCATGCGGGCAATGAGGAGCTGGACAGTGTAGTCGTCGCGGACCATCCGGATATCCCCACCCGTGGTATCGAAGCTCTCCAGGCGGAGCACCCACACACCTTCGATGGGTAGTAGGTCCCGAGCACGCTGGAGGCGCTCTTCAATCCGCGGGTCTATAGCGACCGCAGCTCCCTGTGGGGGAACCATCGGGGCCTCCAGCGTCGGCGGAACAGGAGGCAGTGGCCGAGGTTGCGCCCAGCCAAGGGCCCCGGTGAGCACCACCACAACGAATGGCAACGCCTGTCTCCGCATGTCCATCAACGCGCTGTGGCACCTATCCTGCGCGGCGCAATATTACGCCGTACCCCCTGTTACCGCAGCAATTCCAGCACGCCGACGGCGTCTACAGCCTCTGTCCGAGTAGGCGCAACGACTCCATTTGATGACAGCGCCGTCGTGGATCATCGCTGGCTTAGGGAATCCTGGAGCGGAGTACGCCGAGACACGCCACAACATCGGTTGGATGGTCGTGGAGGCCTTGGTCCGGAAGTACGGTGGCACCTGGCGGCAGGGGGTCGGCCCATGGTTGGAGGCATCTGTCACCATTGCTGGAGAGCCCGTCCTCTGCATCCTGCCCCTGACGTACATGAACCGCAGTGGCGAGGCGGTCCACGCGGTCCAGCGCCTCACGGGCGTTCCAACAGACCGCATCGTCGTTGTACTGGACGAGCTCAACTTCCCGCTGGGACGCCTCCATCTGAAGCCCTCGGGCAGCGACGGCGGACACAACGGCCTGCGCTCTGTCATTGCCCTCCTCGGCACCCAACAGATCCCGCGCCTGCGCTGTGGGATTGGCCGGAATTTCCAGCCTGGCCAGATGGCAGACTACGTCCTCTCGCCCTTCGAATCCCACGAATGGGCTGAGCGCGACAGAATGGTAGAACGAGCCGTCGCAGTTCTGGAATACCTTGTCCGCTACGGCCTGCAACGGGCAATGTCGCTGACGAACGTAGCAACACCGCCCCATGCCGAACAGTCAGCCGTCCCTAGGGCCGATTAGTCTGGGGCCGAGCAGGTACCGTAGGAACTAAGCCGCATGTATTCCATATGCCGCACCAACCATGGTCGTGAAAGCCCTCGTTAGCGTCTTGCTCCTCGCTCTCCCATCCGCTGCACAACTGCTCCTGAAGTCGGGCGTTTCAGCCATCCAGGTCGCTCCGGGTTGGGAGGCTAATGCTCCAGCAACGCTCGTCAACAGCGGCTCCCAACCACTCCAGGTCATTGTGGAGATGGACACCTCTGACATGACCTTTGGCTGCGCTCCTTACTTCTGCTGGGGACCGAGCTGCTACGCTCCGGGTGTCACCGTCTCGCCCGACACCGTCACCATCGCCCCCGGCGCAGAGGAGAAGAGCTTCAAAGCCTACGTGTACGTAGAGGCCTCGACGCCCGAAGCACGTGCTACGCTGCGATTCCGCTTCCGCGACGCCAACTCCGGCGCAGTCCTCTACGCCCACACCGTGGAGGTCACTATAACGCCTGCGCCTCCAGAAGGGGTAGGTCTCGTCTGGGCACAGACGGTCCTCATTCCTCCGCCAGAAGGCGAGATCAGTGGTGGTGCTGCACTCTACAACAACAGCAGGGAACTGCGACGACTCCTCGTCCAGCTTGTCCCGACCGATATCCCCCCTTCAGCCATCCGGTTCTGCCTCGGCGACACCTGCTACGAACCCGGAAGGCTTACGGCAACGGACACTCTCGTCCTGCGTCCACGCCAGCTCTACACGGGCTTCCAGTGCTGGCTGCGAGCTGCAGGGACCCAGCAATCCCGTATCCTCCTCGTCCGCTTCTTCGACGCGGTGGCTTCAGAGCCAGTAGCGGAGTACCAGCTTGGCTTAGCCCTCCCTACGGCCGTCCTACCTGAACGGCCCTCGCTGGATTGCTCACCACTGTCCCAGAGGTGGGTACGCTCCGGCTCGGCACTACCGCAACTTCCACAGGGGGCAATCCTGGAGATCTTCACCCTTCGTGGCCAGCGCCTCCTCCAAAGCTCTGATCCCAGCTCCCTCGCAGACGC
It encodes the following:
- the pth gene encoding aminoacyl-tRNA hydrolase, translating into MTAPSWIIAGLGNPGAEYAETRHNIGWMVVEALVRKYGGTWRQGVGPWLEASVTIAGEPVLCILPLTYMNRSGEAVHAVQRLTGVPTDRIVVVLDELNFPLGRLHLKPSGSDGGHNGLRSVIALLGTQQIPRLRCGIGRNFQPGQMADYVLSPFESHEWAERDRMVERAVAVLEYLVRYGLQRAMSLTNVATPPHAEQSAVPRAD
- the alaS gene encoding alanine--tRNA ligase encodes the protein MEWTSHRVRQSFLDFFAERGHRIVPSAPVIPHGDPTLLFTNAGMNQFKDVFLGLGKRDYTRAADTQKCIRVSGKHNDLEEVGYDTYHHTFFEMLGNWSFGDYYKAEAIAYAWELLTQVWKLPPERLHATVFRTDDEAYELWRRYLPAERIHRFDERDNFWEMGDTGPCGPCTEIHYDRTPDLSGGRLVNAGTPLVMEVWNLVFIQYNRRADGSLEELPVKHVDTGMGLERICAILQGVDSNYDTDLFVPLIRRIEELSGRRYPREDVRHPDGIAMRVMADHIRALSFAIADGALPGNTGRGYVLRRLLRRAERFARTLGFQEPVLWRLVSVLVSIMGDPFPELRQHQRTIEQVIEAEEAAFLRMLDRGLQLFEEVVGQVQQQGERVIPGEVAFQLYDTYGFPLDLTQLLARERGLAVDTEGFQHLMEEQRRRSRQAQRVHHVEVHLAPAAQQLRTEFTGYEELETESTVLYVEGNHVVLERTPFYVEAGGQVSDTGQLVVGGSRYAVEDVRRVGEAVVHICASEVEPLVGERAIAQVDRRRRWAIMRNHSATHLLHEALRRILGPHVQQAGSLVAPDYLRFDFSHFGRVEPPQLRDIEALVNEKIRESIPVETRIMPLEQARKLPNVKMFFADKYGDIVRVVIMDERFSVELCGGTHVQNTSQIGAFVLTAEDAVAAGVRRVEAVTGEGVERYVEQLRQRIEEQQRHAEQLAEQLQRLQRELERMQLERERARIPEFLARARSANGIRVVAERVALESMEQLKALADQVRAALGTSGIAVLATVSEGKVHLVCVVTPDLTEQYPAGRLVARIAQELGGGGGGRPHLATAGGRHPERLPDLFQRLPDLIASFGAEAVQT